Proteins encoded together in one Amblyomma americanum isolate KBUSLIRL-KWMA chromosome 1, ASM5285725v1, whole genome shotgun sequence window:
- the LOC144125085 gene encoding protein Skeletor, isoforms B/C-like, translating into MAEQFGTPSVSPAVQEARFGFEHAAKGHRRLAGVVLDIRKEVDVSKGTGRYCEWTHKTVDKSDESSTWEDFKQTLNLQCDVGQQGTFTWTPDKDTPDVVYYQCFTHYYLGWKIMVTDPDQPERGRGKDRMESGRGEDRMESGAGPRTALLPLLLLGVIVSKAA; encoded by the exons ATGGCTGAGCAGTTCGGGACCCCTTCAGTGTCCCCTGCAGTGCAAGAAGCGAGGTTTGGCTTTGAGCACGCGGCAAAG GGCCATCGGCGGCTTGCCGGAGTTGTGCTCGACATTCGTAAAGAGGTTGACGTCTCCAAAG GAACCGGCCGCTACTGCGAATGGACGCACAAGACGGTGGATAAGAGCGATGAATCCAGTACATGGGAGGATTTCAAGCAGACGTTGAACCTGCAGTGCGACGTCGGCCAACAGGGAACTTTCACCTGGACCCCCGACAAGGACACACCAGACGTTGTCTACTACCAG TGTTTCACGCACTACTACCTCGGCTGGAAGATCATGGTGACTGACCCGGACCAGCCGGAACGCGGCCGGGGCAAAGACCGCATGGAGAGCGGCCGGGGCGAGGACCGCATGGAGAGCGGCGCCGGCCCCAGGAcggcactgctgccgctgcttctgctcGGGGTCATCGTCTCAAAGGCGGCCTGA
- the LOC144125154 gene encoding uncharacterized protein LOC144125154, translating into MGGSMTTFDTDADKWQQHVMRIEDELALELLRAFRVSPATFRYVVESLQSVLQRQVTNMRKPITVEKRVAVGLYRLCSSAEDRKIAHLLGIGRSTVNTVFREFCQAVVNNLESTWLDMPRQMAEHMRECYAVTGFPQAIGALDGCHFAISPPKKDAADYCNYKGWHSIILLAIVDHQYQFLYLNVGSPGRCHDAHVYGRSKLKRIVDSDRFNPPVSVIEGTCCTNYSV; encoded by the exons ATGGGGGGCTCTATGACAACCTTTGACACGGATGCAGACAAG TGGCAGCAACACGTGATGCGCATCGAAGACGAATTGGCGCTGGAATTGCTCCGG GCCTTCCGCGTGAGCCCTGCCACGTTCAGGTACGTGGTGGAATCGCTGCAGTCAGTCTTGCAGCGCCAGGTCACGAACATGCGCAAGCCCATTACTGTGGAGAAACGCGTTGCCGTGGGATTGTATCGCCTGTGTTCCAGCGCTGAGGACAGGAAAATTGCACATCTTCTTGGCATTGGCCGGTCCACTGTGAATACTGTATTCAGAGAATTCTGTCAAGCAGTCGTCAACAACCTTGAGAGCACCTGGCTGGACATGCCACGGCAGATGGCCGAGCACATGCGGGAGTGCTACGCCGTCACTGGTTTTCCGCAGGCCATCGGCGCGCTAGACGGGTGCCACTTCGCCATATCACCGCCCAAGAAAGATGCTGCAGACTATTGCAACTATAAGGGCTG GCACAGCATCATACTGCTGGCGATTGTTGATCACCAGTACCAGTTCCTCTATTTGAACGTGGGAAGCCCAGGCAGATGCCATGACGCCCATGTGTATGGGCGGTCCAAGCTGAAGAGAATTGTGGATAGTGACCGCTTCAATCCTCCAGTCTCCGTCATTGAAGGGACCTGTTGCACCAATTATTCTGTGTGA